Below is a genomic region from Citrobacter tructae.
GCCTCGCGGCATTGACCGAGCCGGTAGGTGAACGCCTGGATAAGCTCACGGTCATTGAACTGGACCGCGATCTGGCCGCACGCCTGCAAACGCACCCGTTTTTAGGGCCAAAGCTGACTATCTATCAGCAAGACGCCATGACCATGAACTTCGGCGAACTGTCGCAAACCATGGGTCAACCGCTACGCGTATTTGGTAACCTGCCTTACAACATCTCCACGCCGCTGATGTTCCATCTTTTTACCTATACTGATGCCATTGCCGACATGCATTTCATGTTGCAAAAAGAGGTGGTCAATCGTCTGGTTGCAGGGCCAAACAGTAAGGCGTATGGTCGATTAAGCGTCATGGCGCAATATTACTGCCAGGTGATCCCGGTACTCGAAGTACCGCCATCAGCTTTCACGCCTGCGCCTAAAGTCGATTCCGCCGTTGTACGCTTGGTCCCTCACGCGACGATGCCGTACCCGGTTAAAGATGTTCGCGTCCTGAGCCGTATTACAACCGAAGCGTTTAATCAGCGCCGTAAAACGGTACGTAACAGCCTCGGTAATCTGTTCAGCGTTGAAGTGCTGACGGAACTGGGTGTTGATCCGGCGTTGCGAGCGGAAAATATCTCTGTCGCCCAATACTGCCGGATGGCTAACTATCTGTCAGAAAAAGCGCCATCGAAGGAGAGTTAAGCATGATCAATTCGCCCCGAGTGTGTATTCAGGTACAAAGCGTCTACATTGAGGCGCAATCCTCACCTGATGATGAACGTTACGTTTTTGCCTATACCGTAACCATCCGCAATTTGGGGCGAGCGCCGGTGCAGCTGTTGGGGCGTTACTGGTTGATTACCAATGGTCATGGCCGTGAAACCGAAGTTCAGGGCGAAGGTGTGGTTGGCGTTCAGCCCCACATTGAACCCGGCGAAGAATACCAATATACCAGCGGCGCGGTGATTGAAACCCCGCTGGGCACCATGCAGGGTCATTACGAAATGATCGATGCGCAGGGCATTGCCTTTACCATCGACATTCCCGTATTCCGACTCGCCGTTCCAACTCTCATCCACTAAAACAATAGCTATGGCAACATACCTCATTGGCGACGTTCACGGTTGTTACGACGAACTGATCGCATTGCTGCATCAAGTAAATTTTGCCCCTGGGAAAGATACCTTATGGCTCACCGGCGACCTGGTCGCTCGTGGGCCCGGCTCACTGGACGTGCTGCGCTATGTCAAATCGCTCGGCGACAGCGTACGGTTAGTATTAGGTAATCACGATTTACACCTGCTGGCCGTGTTTGCGGGCATCAGCCGGAATAAACCCAAGGATCGGCTCACATCGCTACTCGAAGCCCCGGATGCTGATTCGCTGCTGAATTGGCTACGTCGCCAGCCGCTGTTGCAGGTTGATGAAGAGAAGAAGCTGGTGATGGCGCATGCCGGGATTACCCCACAGTGGGACCTGCAGACGGCGAAGGAGTGTGCTCGCGATGTCGAAGCGGTCCTGTCGAGCGACTCGTATCCGTTCTTCCTCGATGCTATGTATGGCGACATGCCAAATAACTGGACATCAGAACTGACGGGACTGGCCCGGTTACGTTTTATTACTAACGCCTTTACCCGTATGCGCTACTGTTTCCCGAACGGCCAACTGGATATGTACAGTAAAGAGTCGCCGGAAGATGCGCCTGCTCCGCTGAAACCATGGTTTGCCATCCCTGGCCCCGTCAGTGACGCCTATAGCATTGCTTTTGGGCATTGGGCGTCGCTGGAGGGTAAAGGTACGCCGGAAGGTATTTTTGCGCTGGATACAGGTTGTTGCTGGGGTGGTGATCTCACCTGTCTGCGCTGGGAAGACAAACAGTACTTTACTCAGCCGTCAAATCGCCATCTGAAGCTGGATCCTGGCGAGGCGGTCAACGCCTGATATTCGTCTGCCGGAGGCGGTGCTAGCACCTTATCCGGCCTACGTATGTGCAATCTGTAGGCCTGATAAGCGAAGCGCCATCAGGCATCCAAATTAGCGACGTTCCAGGACTTCGAAGCAATAACTGTGAGAGTTTTGCGCGTCGGCATCGTGGAATTCGCTGAAAACAGATTCCCAGTCGTCCGGTTCGTAGTCCGGGAAATGCGTATCCCCTTCTACTTCTGCATCGATATGCGTCAGATACAGTTTCTGCGCTTTTGGCAGGAACTGCTCATACACGCGCCCACCGCCAATCACCATAATCTCTGGTTCATCGCCACAGGCCGCAATAGCCTCATCAACAGATGTCACCCACTGCACGCGATCGTCGGTGCCAGGTTTACTGCTGATGACGATATTTTTACGCCCAGGCAACGGTCGCCCGATGGATTCCCAAGTATGGCGCCCCATAACAACTGGCTTGTTTAAAGTATTACGTTTAAACCAGGCGAGATCGGCAGGTAGGTTCCACGGCATGGCGTTTTCCATACCGATGACGCGATCTACCGCTAACGCCGCAATCAGACTGATCATTGAATATTTCCCGGATACAAAAAAATTGTCGCCACTATACGGAAAGCGCAATCTTTCGTCGACTGGCGGAAAGAGGATGTGCACGAAAATTTTCCGTTCTGCTGGCGATCCGACCTATTTCAGGTGGAGCGCCAGCATTACAGTAGTTCAAAAACAGTCAATTAGCAGTAAAGTTTGCAGAACATCACATTTTTTACCCTATGCTGACGGTTTCACTTCCGGCTCATCGGCGGCGTCGCCCGTATGTTTACCTTCATCCGTGCCTTGCCAGCCATGGCGTTGAATGAGAGACAAATGCTGACGATCCTCGGTAATAATTTCACTCAGCATTGCGCTGGTGCGTTTATATACCGCCGCGCGCGAAATCGCGTCATTTTCACCCTTCACCATCTCTTCAACCATCAGCGTATTGAAGCGACGAAAGACATCGGCCCGCTCGCGTGCCTCATAGCGCCCAAGCCCCAGACCTTCCAGTGCCAGACGTCCGGTTTTCAGTGCTCCCTCAAAGGTTTCACGCTCGGGCATCTCTACCCCCGCTTGGCGCAAACGGATGTAATGATCAACATCGCGCGCCCGGGCTATAATTTGCAGATGCGGGAAATGCGCTTTCACCATTTCGGTCAGTTGCAGACTGGTTTGCGGATCGTCAATGGCGTTAATGATCACCTCCGCTTTCGCGGCCCCCGCTGACTCCAACAGATCCATCCGTGTCGCATCGCCATAAAAAACCTTCATACCAAATTTGCGCAGCGTTTCGATATGGTCTGGGTCGTGATCGAGTACCACCATTTTCACTCCACTCGACAGCAGCAAACGGCCAGTTATCTGACCAAATCGCCCAAATCCGGCGATGATCACCCGCGGCTGTTCCTCATCGATTTCATCCGCCTCGCGCGCTTCACCGGTAGACGATTTTTCCAGACGCGTCAGAACAACCAGTAAAATTGGCGTGGCAGCCATCGACAGCGCCACCGCCAGCGTCAGCGCTTTTGCCCATTCGGGATCGAGCACGTTTGCCATTTGCGCCGCGCCAAACACCACGAAAGCAAACTCACTGCCCTGCCCTAATAATACGGCAAACCAGCGACGCTGCTTATTCGGTACCTGCAACGGCCTGGCAATCACCCACAGCATGACGGTTTTGATAACCAAGAAACCAACCAGCAGAATGATAATGCGCAACGGATTATCAATCAGCGTACCGAAGTCGATAGACATGCCGACGCCGATGAAAAACAGCCCCAGCAACAACCCTTTAAACGGTTCGATATCGCTTTCCAGCGCATGGCGATACTCCGAACTCGCCAGCAGCACACCGGCCAGGAATGCGCCCATCGCCATCGACAAGCCAACTTCTTCCAGCAATAAGCCGAAGCCAAAAACAAGAAATAACGCGACGGCACTGAATACTTCCCGCAGCCCGGAACGCGCCACAAAACGCAATGCAGGACGGGTGACATAACGCCCTAACAGCACCACCAGCACCAGCGCACCGGCGACTTTCAGTGCGGATAGTGCAAACGCCCCTAGCGTTGTTGACGCGCCACTCGCCGCCAGTAAGGGGATCATCGCCACCAGGGGAATGGCCGCGATATCCTGGAACAACAGTACGGAAAACGCGCTGCGTCCCATTTGCGAAACCATCAGGTTACGTTCGTTCATCGCCTGCATGGCGATAGCAGTAGAGGAAAGCGCCAGCGTCATGCCAATCAGTTCTGCCACCTGCCAGCGCAGGCCGAGGAACATACAGAACAAGCCGATCAGTCCGCCGCAGACTACCATTTGCAGTGCGCCGCCGCCGAACACCGAGGCCCGCAGCTTCCACAATCGCTGCGGGTCAAGTTCCAGACCGATGACAAACAGCATTAGCACCACGCCGATCTCGGCAAAATGCAGGATAGATTCGGCATCCGTCACCAGTCTTAAGCCCCACGGACCGATGATGCACCCGGCAATGAGGTATCCCAGCACCGACCCTAACCCCAGCCGTACCGCAATCGGCACAATCAGCGCCGCTGAACCGAGATAAATCAGCGCCTGTATCAGCGTATGGCTATCCATGGTGTGCCTCCTGCCATTCCATTAAACGCTGCTTGTAATGACGTGCCTGCGCCTGCAGCGTTTCGTCATCACAGATAAACGTACAGTGCATCGCAAATGGCGGCAGCCATTTGAAACCACAATATAATGCCGTGGCTTGCAAAGGTTGGGAAAGCACATCAAAACCTGGATGGGAGCCGATATCAAAATGATTTTCACCGCCGCCGGTAGTGACCGCCCACAACAGATGTTTACCGTGCAGCGCGGTGCCACCATGACCATACGCCCAGCCGTGAGAGAGAACTTTGTCCATCCACAGTTTGAGGAGAGGCGGTGTGCTGTACCACTGTATAGGGTGTTGCCAGACGATAAGATTCGCGCGCGCCAGCGCATCCTGTTCAGCGGCGATATCGATATTGAAGTCGGGATAGAGTTCATACAGCGAACGAACTTCTACGCCCTCCAGCGTCCTTGCCTGCTCAAGCATCCGCTTATTCGCATGCGAGTGCTGCGGATAGGGATGTGCATAAATGATGAGAATCATGATTAGCCTGCTATTACTGCATTATTGTAATACCAGTGAGTTTAGTCAGTTAATCAGCAGGCTAAAAGTCAATATTATTGAGTAGATGAATGGAAAATATTGAGTTAGTTGTCCAGCTCACTCATGTCCTTAACCTGATCGCGGTTAATCTGTTCCGTTTTACCGGTTTCCGCATTCTTATACGACACCAGACCGGTATCGTCATCCACCTGCGGCTTGCCATCGGTAACAATGGTTTTACCATCGGTGGTTTTAACCGCCTGGTTTGAGGAACAACCGGCAACGGTGAACAGCGCTGCTGCGGTAAAAATGGAGGTGATCAGAATATGTTTTTGCATGGTGTTCTCCCTGCTTTTCAGTCATTTTCAGTGATATACCAATTAAGCTTAGGCTAACTGACTGAGTAACAGGGAAAATACAGAACACTCCTAATAACTCACTCTGGATACAGGCTTGCTGCGAATCGTCATTTGACTGGTTTGTGCCAGAGTCAGCCCCCGCGTTTCTGGCGCAAAGGCAATGGAAACCAACAGGCCGATCAGTGATATCCCGGCGCCCATTAGCATCACATGACTGATCCCGTATTTGCTGATAAAAACAGGGAGTGCCCAGGTGGAAACAATGGTTCCTACCCGGCTTAACGACATGATCACGCCGACGGCAGACGCGCGGATATCCGTGGGGAACAGCTCATTAGGGTACAGCCACTGGAGATTCCCCGGCCCTCCCGAGAAAAACGCATACACGGCAAACGCCAGCACCACCAGCCAGACGCCCATATCCGGGATCAGCCCCAACGCTGCCAGCGCCAGCGTCATCATAATAAAGCTGCCGATCAACAGCGGTCGACGGCCTGCGCTATTCAGCCAGAACATCGGCGGAATACAGCCCAGCATAAAAAACAAGCTAATTACCACGTTACCCAGCGCGGCACTTTTCCCGACCCCGAGGCCCAACAATCCGACAATCTGTGGACCAAAGGTGTAAATGGCGAACATCGGGATCACCTGGCAGGTCCAGATGGTGGCAACAAACAGAACAAATGGAAAATGGCGGCGATTAAATAACTGGAGAAAACGTGTTTCCTGCGGCGCTTCTTCATCGAATACTACCGGTTCACCGAACAGCTTGATCATCATCGCTTCACACTCTTTCACCCGGCCTTTACGCAGCAGCCAGCGTGGCGATTCGGGAAGATCGAAGCGACCAATCAGGATCAAAATACAGGGGATCACCGCGCTCCCCAACATCCAGCGCCATCCGCCCTCAACATCATACAGGCAGTAACCGACCAGATCGGCGCAGGTCGCACCGACATACCACATGGCGGCAATAAAACCGATGGAGAAGGCGCGCTGGCGAGTATTGGAGAACTCGGTGATCATCGAAGTGGCTATCGGATAATCAGCACCGATCACCACCCCGATCAGTACCCGCATCACCAGCAATTCAACGGGAGAAGAAACAAACATCGTCGCCGCCGATATCACGCCAATGGCGATGATATCGATGATGAACATTTTGCGGCGACCGACTTTATCGGAGATGTAGCCAAACAGCGACGTACCGACAAACAGCCCAGCCAGCGTACCGGCTCCCAGCAGGCCAATCCACTCAGCATCCAGATTTAATGCCGGTGTGAGCTGCTCAAGCGCCACGCCAATCATAACCAACACATAACCATCCAGAAACGGTCCGCCGCTTCCCCACAGCATTATCCGGCGGTGAATTGAGGTGAATTTGATGTCATCAAAGTTCCTGGGCTGCGGCATGGTGATGTCCTGTTTTATTTAACTTAATGCCTGATGGTGCGTAGCTTTAAGGCCTACGTACTGCGCCTGTAGGCCGGATAAGGCGAAGCCGCCATCCGGCACCAGGTTTAGCCGTAGCGAAACTCCACGCCAAACGTCCCACGCGGGTACTCCCATTTCTCCAGCGCCGTATCGAGTCCGAGAATTCGACACGTTCCGCATTCCAGACAACCGGCGTAATCAAAGCGCACGCTGCCGTCATCCTGCTTTTTGTACAATCCTGCCGGACAGGCTTTAATCAACACCTCCAGCACCTGTTTATCGGGCTGAGTTTTCAGAATGATGTGTGGGCTTTCTTCATCCACATTGAATTTATTGACGCCCAGTTTGACGTCCACATTGACGGGTGAAGTCATAATACGGTCACTCCTTTAAGGCCATCTTTCATCAGATTGATGAAACCCACTTTCTTCGCATGGCGCAGCAGTGTCTTACGCATCGGGACCGGCGCTGAGCCATCAACGGTGAACAGGTCGCGGGCAATATTGACTACCATTTCGGGATAGGCGGTAAACATGCGAGGATTATCGAGGAACGCAGGCAGCTTCTGATACATGCGCATATCGCGCATTGGGCCGTCATCCAGATGCTGGTGGTATTCGCCAAGCGCCTGCTTGCTAAAGTCGTCACGTTTCATGGCTGAAAGCACCGTTTTAGCTGCCGCTTCACCTGCTGAGATGGCCAAATCCATACCGCGAATGGTGAAACCGAGGTTCATGCACATCCCGGCGGCATCACCGGCAATCAGTACGCCGTCGCCCACCAGTTCCGGCTGCATATTCATTCCGGCTTCCGGTACAACGTGTGCAGCATATTCCACCAGCTTGCCACCGGCGATCAGCGGGGCAACGGCCGGATGCTGTTTAAAATCTTCCAGCATTTGTGGGACCGATTTTTTCGCGTCCTTCAGGTGGTGAAGACCGCATACCAGCCCTAAAGAAACGGTTGTTTCATTAGTATAGAGGAAGCCGCCCCCCATCAAACCGTCGGTTGGCGAACCGGCAAACAGGCAGGCTGCACCTTCATTGCCCTGCAGATGAAAACGATCTTCAATCACTGATTTCGGTAATTCGATAAGCTCCTTCACGCCAACGGCAACATGTGCCGCCTCGACGCGCCTGGCCATGCCCAGCTTTTCTGCCAGCAGCGAATTCACGCCGTCAGCGAGGATCACCACTTTTGCTTCAAGAATGTCGCCATCGGCTTCCACGCCTACGACTTTGCCATCACGCTGGACGACGTTATCCACGCGAATACCGGTGATCAGTTGAGCTCCCGCCTCCTCGGCCTGCTCCATCAGCCATGCATCAAATTTACTGCGCAATACGGAATAAGAAACCTGCGATGCCGTCGCTTCTTCTCCATTACAGTAATCCATAGTCATCGCCCCTTTTTCGGTCATAAAGGCGAGTTTTTCGTGGGTGATCATGCGTTCAATGGGGGCATGCTCAGCAAAGCCGGGGATAATGCGCTCCAGGCTATGCGCATACATGCGGCCACCGGTGACATTCTTCGCGCCAGCAGAATTGCCGCGCTCGATAACCAGCACCTGTGCACCTTCGCGAGCGAGCACCAGCGCCGCAACCGAACCGGCCAGGCCTGCACCCACGATGATGGCATCAAAGATATCTTCGGACATATGTACTCCTGTCAATGGCAGGTCACATACCCGCCGTCTTTCAAGCTGCATTTTTGTTGGCTACGTTAACTCCCCCCAATCACTTACTCCGGTAAGCTCATCGGGATTCGTTCTCTTACCGCCTCAATGCAACTCGAAATCCATTGGGTATAACCAATCCTGCCCGAAATGGTTTAGCGCGCTAATGCGGCCGTCAGCGCAGGCAGGATCTTCAGCGCATCACCGACGATGCCAAAGTCCGCGTACTGGAAAATCGGGGCATTTTTGTCTTTGTTGATGGCAAAAATCGTCTGTGCACCGTTCGCACCCACCATGTGCTGGATCTGCCCGGAGATCCCCACGGCCAGATATAACTCAGGTTTAAGCATCAGATTGGAGATACCGACGTAACGTTCATGCTCCATCCACTTCTCGTTTTCCGCCACCGGACGGGAACAGGCCAGTTCGGCACCCATGGCATGACACAGCGCTTCCGCCAGCGAGATAT
It encodes:
- the rsmA gene encoding 16S rRNA (adenine(1518)-N(6)/adenine(1519)-N(6))-dimethyltransferase RsmA, whose product is MNNRVHQGHLARKRFGQNFLNDQFVIESIVSAINPQKGQAMVEIGPGLAALTEPVGERLDKLTVIELDRDLAARLQTHPFLGPKLTIYQQDAMTMNFGELSQTMGQPLRVFGNLPYNISTPLMFHLFTYTDAIADMHFMLQKEVVNRLVAGPNSKAYGRLSVMAQYYCQVIPVLEVPPSAFTPAPKVDSAVVRLVPHATMPYPVKDVRVLSRITTEAFNQRRKTVRNSLGNLFSVEVLTELGVDPALRAENISVAQYCRMANYLSEKAPSKES
- the apaG gene encoding Co2+/Mg2+ efflux protein ApaG translates to MINSPRVCIQVQSVYIEAQSSPDDERYVFAYTVTIRNLGRAPVQLLGRYWLITNGHGRETEVQGEGVVGVQPHIEPGEEYQYTSGAVIETPLGTMQGHYEMIDAQGIAFTIDIPVFRLAVPTLIH
- the apaH gene encoding bis(5'-nucleosyl)-tetraphosphatase (symmetrical) ApaH — encoded protein: MATYLIGDVHGCYDELIALLHQVNFAPGKDTLWLTGDLVARGPGSLDVLRYVKSLGDSVRLVLGNHDLHLLAVFAGISRNKPKDRLTSLLEAPDADSLLNWLRRQPLLQVDEEKKLVMAHAGITPQWDLQTAKECARDVEAVLSSDSYPFFLDAMYGDMPNNWTSELTGLARLRFITNAFTRMRYCFPNGQLDMYSKESPEDAPAPLKPWFAIPGPVSDAYSIAFGHWASLEGKGTPEGIFALDTGCCWGGDLTCLRWEDKQYFTQPSNRHLKLDPGEAVNA
- the folA gene encoding type 3 dihydrofolate reductase, which codes for MISLIAALAVDRVIGMENAMPWNLPADLAWFKRNTLNKPVVMGRHTWESIGRPLPGRKNIVISSKPGTDDRVQWVTSVDEAIAACGDEPEIMVIGGGRVYEQFLPKAQKLYLTHIDAEVEGDTHFPDYEPDDWESVFSEFHDADAQNSHSYCFEVLERR
- the kefC gene encoding glutathione-regulated potassium-efflux system protein KefC, whose protein sequence is MDSHTLIQALIYLGSAALIVPIAVRLGLGSVLGYLIAGCIIGPWGLRLVTDAESILHFAEIGVVLMLFVIGLELDPQRLWKLRASVFGGGALQMVVCGGLIGLFCMFLGLRWQVAELIGMTLALSSTAIAMQAMNERNLMVSQMGRSAFSVLLFQDIAAIPLVAMIPLLAASGASTTLGAFALSALKVAGALVLVVLLGRYVTRPALRFVARSGLREVFSAVALFLVFGFGLLLEEVGLSMAMGAFLAGVLLASSEYRHALESDIEPFKGLLLGLFFIGVGMSIDFGTLIDNPLRIIILLVGFLVIKTVMLWVIARPLQVPNKQRRWFAVLLGQGSEFAFVVFGAAQMANVLDPEWAKALTLAVALSMAATPILLVVLTRLEKSSTGEAREADEIDEEQPRVIIAGFGRFGQITGRLLLSSGVKMVVLDHDPDHIETLRKFGMKVFYGDATRMDLLESAGAAKAEVIINAIDDPQTSLQLTEMVKAHFPHLQIIARARDVDHYIRLRQAGVEMPERETFEGALKTGRLALEGLGLGRYEARERADVFRRFNTLMVEEMVKGENDAISRAAVYKRTSAMLSEIITEDRQHLSLIQRHGWQGTDEGKHTGDAADEPEVKPSA
- the kefF gene encoding glutathione-regulated potassium-efflux system oxidoreductase KefF, coding for MILIIYAHPYPQHSHANKRMLEQARTLEGVEVRSLYELYPDFNIDIAAEQDALARANLIVWQHPIQWYSTPPLLKLWMDKVLSHGWAYGHGGTALHGKHLLWAVTTGGGENHFDIGSHPGFDVLSQPLQATALYCGFKWLPPFAMHCTFICDDETLQAQARHYKQRLMEWQEAHHG
- a CDS encoding YgdI/YgdR family lipoprotein yields the protein MQKHILITSIFTAAALFTVAGCSSNQAVKTTDGKTIVTDGKPQVDDDTGLVSYKNAETGKTEQINRDQVKDMSELDN
- a CDS encoding MFS transporter produces the protein MPQPRNFDDIKFTSIHRRIMLWGSGGPFLDGYVLVMIGVALEQLTPALNLDAEWIGLLGAGTLAGLFVGTSLFGYISDKVGRRKMFIIDIIAIGVISAATMFVSSPVELLVMRVLIGVVIGADYPIATSMITEFSNTRQRAFSIGFIAAMWYVGATCADLVGYCLYDVEGGWRWMLGSAVIPCILILIGRFDLPESPRWLLRKGRVKECEAMMIKLFGEPVVFDEEAPQETRFLQLFNRRHFPFVLFVATIWTCQVIPMFAIYTFGPQIVGLLGLGVGKSAALGNVVISLFFMLGCIPPMFWLNSAGRRPLLIGSFIMMTLALAALGLIPDMGVWLVVLAFAVYAFFSGGPGNLQWLYPNELFPTDIRASAVGVIMSLSRVGTIVSTWALPVFISKYGISHVMLMGAGISLIGLLVSIAFAPETRGLTLAQTSQMTIRSKPVSRVSY
- the fixX gene encoding ferredoxin-like protein FixX, with amino-acid sequence MTSPVNVDVKLGVNKFNVDEESPHIILKTQPDKQVLEVLIKACPAGLYKKQDDGSVRFDYAGCLECGTCRILGLDTALEKWEYPRGTFGVEFRYG
- a CDS encoding FAD-dependent oxidoreductase codes for the protein MSEDIFDAIIVGAGLAGSVAALVLAREGAQVLVIERGNSAGAKNVTGGRMYAHSLERIIPGFAEHAPIERMITHEKLAFMTEKGAMTMDYCNGEEATASQVSYSVLRSKFDAWLMEQAEEAGAQLITGIRVDNVVQRDGKVVGVEADGDILEAKVVILADGVNSLLAEKLGMARRVEAAHVAVGVKELIELPKSVIEDRFHLQGNEGAACLFAGSPTDGLMGGGFLYTNETTVSLGLVCGLHHLKDAKKSVPQMLEDFKQHPAVAPLIAGGKLVEYAAHVVPEAGMNMQPELVGDGVLIAGDAAGMCMNLGFTIRGMDLAISAGEAAAKTVLSAMKRDDFSKQALGEYHQHLDDGPMRDMRMYQKLPAFLDNPRMFTAYPEMVVNIARDLFTVDGSAPVPMRKTLLRHAKKVGFINLMKDGLKGVTVL